A single genomic interval of Gemmatimonadota bacterium harbors:
- a CDS encoding peptidylprolyl isomerase, with the protein MIPLTRARRIGLMASFGLAFALPSAGAQAPSTPRAPTAAQLRAILRNPAHPHWKAKAPDTVQFDMETSRGTLTVELIRAWAPHGVDRFYNLARAGFYDDQRFYRVILRFIAQFGIAANPLVNNTWGSRKLPVDSVRTSNVRGTITFAQYNPGNRTTNVFINLGDNAALDTLGFAPIGRVIEGMEAADSLHFGYGELPSSPAPLGNPKRLYAETNKFLDAEYPKLDRILRVVLREDAKVSGAPPTADGKR; encoded by the coding sequence ATGATTCCGCTCACTCGCGCCCGACGCATCGGGCTGATGGCTTCCTTCGGGTTGGCCTTTGCGCTTCCCTCGGCAGGGGCGCAGGCGCCGTCAACCCCGCGGGCCCCGACAGCGGCGCAGCTACGCGCCATCCTGCGCAATCCGGCACATCCACACTGGAAGGCGAAGGCGCCGGATACGGTGCAATTCGACATGGAGACCTCCAGGGGGACGCTGACGGTCGAGTTGATTCGCGCCTGGGCCCCGCATGGCGTCGACCGGTTCTACAACCTCGCTCGCGCGGGGTTCTACGACGACCAGCGCTTCTATCGCGTGATCCTGCGATTCATCGCCCAGTTCGGCATCGCGGCCAACCCGCTGGTCAACAACACGTGGGGGAGTCGCAAGCTGCCGGTGGACTCCGTGCGCACGAGCAACGTGCGCGGCACGATCACCTTCGCCCAGTACAACCCGGGCAATCGCACGACCAACGTCTTCATCAACCTGGGTGACAACGCGGCACTCGATACGCTCGGCTTCGCCCCGATCGGGCGGGTGATCGAGGGGATGGAGGCCGCGGACTCCCTGCACTTCGGGTATGGTGAGTTACCCTCGTCGCCAGCGCCGTTAGGCAATCCGAAGCGGCTCTACGCCGAGACGAACAAGTTCCTGGACGCCGAGTACCCCAAGCTGGACCGGATCCTCCGCGTGGTGCTGCGTGAGGACGCGAAGGTGAGCGGCGCCCCACCGACCGCCGACGGCAAGCGGTAG
- a CDS encoding proline racemase family protein, which produces MHLSSLIHAVDAHACGEPGRVIVGGVPHVPGATMYEKARWLEQHADHIRKRMLNEPRGYPPMCCNLLLPPTHPEAQAGYVIMEHVEYPGMSGSNTICVVTVLLETGILPMTEPVTDLVLEAPAGLIRVRAECSAGKVTRVTFRNVPAFAVHLDAMVEVPQLGSVRVDVAYGGMFYAIADAAQFGLRLTPDEGRDIVRIGEMVKAAAREQLPVVHPEQPGFAGITISQLSGPAHDPAHHARNAVIVSTGSFDWAKPSTWTGSIDRSPCGTGTCAKMAVLHAKGQLALGQPFHHESVLGTVFTGEVVEETRVGDRAAIVPTLSGQGWITGFSQYVMDPTDPFQQGYTVGDIW; this is translated from the coding sequence GTGCATCTTTCATCCCTGATTCACGCCGTGGACGCGCACGCGTGTGGCGAGCCCGGGCGGGTGATCGTCGGCGGGGTCCCGCATGTCCCAGGCGCGACCATGTACGAGAAGGCGCGCTGGCTGGAGCAGCACGCGGACCACATCCGCAAGCGGATGCTCAACGAGCCGCGCGGGTACCCACCGATGTGCTGCAACCTCCTGCTCCCGCCCACGCATCCGGAGGCGCAGGCGGGGTACGTCATCATGGAGCACGTGGAGTACCCGGGCATGTCGGGGAGCAACACGATCTGCGTCGTGACCGTGCTGCTCGAGACGGGGATTCTCCCGATGACGGAGCCGGTCACCGACCTCGTGCTCGAGGCACCGGCGGGGTTGATCCGGGTGCGCGCCGAATGTTCAGCTGGTAAGGTCACGCGCGTCACCTTTCGCAACGTGCCGGCCTTTGCGGTGCACCTGGATGCGATGGTCGAGGTGCCACAGCTCGGGAGCGTGCGCGTGGACGTCGCCTACGGTGGGATGTTCTACGCCATCGCCGATGCCGCGCAGTTCGGGCTCCGGCTCACCCCGGATGAGGGGCGCGACATCGTGCGGATCGGCGAGATGGTGAAGGCCGCCGCCCGCGAGCAGCTCCCGGTCGTGCATCCCGAGCAACCCGGCTTTGCGGGGATCACGATCTCGCAGCTGTCCGGGCCAGCCCACGATCCCGCCCACCATGCGCGCAACGCGGTGATTGTCTCCACCGGGTCGTTTGACTGGGCGAAGCCCTCGACCTGGACCGGTTCCATCGACCGCTCGCCGTGCGGGACCGGCACCTGCGCGAAGATGGCTGTCCTGCACGCGAAGGGTCAGCTCGCGCTCGGCCAGCCCTTTCACCACGAGAGCGTGCTCGGCACCGTCTTTACCGGCGAGGTCGTCGAGGAGACGCGGGTGGGCGACCGTGCCGCGATCGTGCCGACGTTGAGCGGGCAGGGATGGATCACCGGCTTCAGCCAGTACGTGATGGACCCGACCGACCCGTTCCAGCAAGGCTACACGGTGGGAGACATTTGGTAG
- a CDS encoding creatininase family protein: protein MTVLREATWRQIQQRPFRVAVLPWGATEAHNYHLPYGTDVIEAESIGARAVEAASARGAPVVLLPAIPFGVQTGQLNIPLCINMNPSTQAAILRDVIQSLEPHGIRALVVLNGHGGNDFRQVIRELQPTTRIVLVQVNWYQVRDARAYFDEPGDHGGELETSVMLHVAPELVRPLSDAGPGAARKPSVQGMREGWAWTPRRWTQVTDDTGVGDPSRASAEKGARYVADVTAALAQLFVELCEVNPDQLYT from the coding sequence ATGACAGTGCTTCGAGAAGCTACCTGGCGCCAGATTCAACAGCGCCCCTTCCGCGTCGCCGTCCTCCCCTGGGGGGCCACCGAAGCGCACAACTATCACCTGCCGTACGGGACGGACGTCATCGAGGCGGAGTCGATCGGCGCGCGCGCGGTCGAGGCCGCATCAGCGCGGGGGGCTCCGGTCGTGCTCTTGCCGGCGATCCCGTTCGGCGTGCAGACCGGGCAGCTCAACATTCCGCTGTGCATCAACATGAACCCGTCGACGCAGGCGGCCATCCTGCGCGACGTGATCCAGTCGCTCGAGCCACACGGGATCCGGGCCCTCGTGGTCCTCAACGGCCACGGCGGCAACGACTTCCGGCAGGTCATCCGCGAGCTGCAGCCGACCACCCGGATCGTGCTCGTCCAGGTCAACTGGTACCAGGTGCGCGATGCCCGTGCCTACTTCGACGAGCCGGGCGATCACGGGGGCGAACTGGAGACGAGCGTGATGCTGCACGTGGCGCCGGAGCTGGTGCGTCCCCTCAGTGATGCCGGGCCCGGTGCCGCGCGGAAGCCGTCGGTCCAGGGGATGCGGGAAGGCTGGGCCTGGACCCCGCGTCGATGGACGCAGGTCACCGACGACACCGGGGTGGGCGACCCATCACGGGCGAGCGCGGAGAAGGGGGCGCGCTATGTCGCAGACGTCACCGCCGCCCTGGCCCAGCTGTTCGTTGAGCTGTGTGAGGTCAACCCGGACCAGCTGTATACCTGA
- a CDS encoding protein kinase: MLRPRRLASQIFAASAAVVAGSLVLVWILTSWRASGIADRNMSNQLQATRAAVEDVLGQRTLSVQRLAAGLAGVPAYYSRFEGAVEQRSLSTLLDQAEEFRDQLGAAWTMLLDGNGTMLAWTLHPDRSNEDFSAGALIARAMAGDSTDGAWVEPTEAGDVPYQGIAVPLRAPGGTTVRGVLVAALAMDSTLAAQLRRQTRADVAVAILDTTGKAQVVTATLAAPLGAAIDARNAEGRVKVTTETDSYIGAASPLTTAGGDTVGVVVGLGSQREALAANDPLKGATLLGFLVGLTLALGTGSWLSRRIAEPLRSLVRATRAAREGDYSVTLPKHAPQEISELAKAFHGLMDDLKAKDELVAVMQHEKGTREIVAAPGARLEVGATFDGRYEIRQLLGAGGMGTVYRAVDRELGETVALKTLSGASLAEGSGPALDRFREEIRLARRISHRNVVRTHDLGVVDGTYYLTMELVDGRSLEDVLAQEGTLSPRAVHSIALQALRALDAAHAVGVVHRDIKPPNLLLDGSGLLKVTDFGIARLADNGGRAGKLTATGMVVGTPAYMAPEQLSGEAVDARTDLYALGAVLYECLTGKSPHEGLGLMQLFARAQQGAPAPDPRAERPDIPAGLAEVVRQALSPRAAGRYANAQAMLDALEATA; encoded by the coding sequence GTGCTTCGCCCTCGACGCCTTGCGTCCCAGATCTTCGCGGCCAGCGCTGCGGTTGTGGCCGGTTCGCTGGTCCTGGTGTGGATCCTCACGTCCTGGCGGGCCAGTGGGATCGCGGACCGCAACATGTCCAACCAGTTGCAGGCCACCCGGGCCGCCGTCGAGGACGTGCTCGGCCAACGCACGCTCAGCGTCCAACGCCTGGCTGCCGGGCTCGCCGGCGTGCCCGCGTATTACTCGCGGTTCGAGGGCGCGGTGGAGCAACGATCCCTCAGCACGCTGCTGGACCAGGCCGAGGAGTTTCGCGACCAACTCGGCGCTGCCTGGACCATGCTGCTCGATGGCAACGGGACCATGCTGGCCTGGACCCTGCACCCCGATCGTTCCAACGAGGACTTCAGTGCGGGCGCGCTTATCGCGCGCGCCATGGCGGGCGATTCCACCGACGGTGCCTGGGTGGAGCCGACGGAGGCCGGTGATGTCCCCTACCAGGGAATAGCAGTCCCCCTGCGCGCCCCGGGAGGGACGACGGTGCGCGGCGTCCTCGTCGCGGCGCTCGCCATGGACTCCACGCTCGCGGCCCAGCTGCGGCGCCAGACGCGTGCGGATGTCGCGGTCGCCATCCTGGACACCACCGGCAAGGCGCAGGTGGTGACGGCGACCCTGGCCGCCCCGTTGGGGGCGGCGATCGATGCGCGCAACGCCGAGGGCCGCGTGAAGGTCACGACCGAGACCGACAGCTACATCGGTGCGGCCAGCCCGCTGACCACGGCCGGAGGCGATACGGTGGGCGTCGTGGTCGGGCTGGGCTCGCAGCGCGAGGCACTCGCCGCCAATGATCCCCTCAAGGGGGCCACCCTGCTCGGCTTTCTGGTGGGGCTGACGCTCGCGTTAGGCACTGGTTCGTGGCTCTCCCGGCGCATCGCCGAGCCGCTGCGCAGCCTCGTGCGGGCGACGCGGGCCGCGCGCGAGGGGGACTACAGCGTCACCCTGCCGAAACACGCCCCCCAGGAAATCAGCGAGCTGGCGAAGGCGTTTCATGGCCTCATGGACGACCTCAAGGCCAAGGACGAACTCGTCGCGGTGATGCAGCACGAGAAGGGGACGCGCGAGATCGTCGCGGCGCCGGGCGCACGCCTCGAGGTAGGTGCCACCTTCGACGGACGCTACGAGATTCGACAACTCCTCGGTGCTGGGGGGATGGGCACCGTCTATCGGGCCGTGGACCGCGAACTCGGCGAGACGGTCGCCCTCAAGACCCTGAGCGGCGCCTCGCTTGCCGAGGGCAGCGGGCCGGCGCTTGATCGGTTCCGCGAGGAGATCCGCCTTGCGCGTCGCATCAGCCATCGCAATGTTGTGCGCACGCACGACCTGGGGGTTGTCGACGGGACCTACTACCTGACGATGGAACTCGTCGACGGCCGCTCGCTGGAGGACGTCCTGGCGCAGGAAGGGACGCTCTCCCCGCGCGCGGTCCACTCGATCGCGCTGCAGGCCCTGCGCGCGCTGGACGCCGCCCATGCCGTCGGGGTGGTGCATCGCGACATCAAGCCACCCAACCTGCTCCTCGACGGCAGCGGCCTGCTCAAGGTGACCGACTTCGGGATTGCGCGCCTCGCCGATAACGGCGGGCGCGCCGGCAAGCTCACGGCGACCGGGATGGTCGTGGGAACTCCCGCGTACATGGCGCCAGAGCAACTATCGGGCGAGGCGGTCGATGCGCGAACGGATCTCTACGCGTTAGGCGCCGTCTTGTACGAGTGCCTGACGGGGAAGTCACCACACGAAGGGCTCGGCTTGATGCAACTCTTCGCTCGCGCCCAACAGGGGGCCCCGGCCCCCGATCCACGGGCCGAACGCCCCGACATTCCGGCGGGGCTCGCCGAGGTGGTCCGGCAAGCCCTGTCTCCGCGCGCCGCCGGGCGCTACGCGAATGCCCAGGCGATGCTCGACGCCCTTGAGGCGACTGCCTAG